Proteins encoded by one window of Anopheles maculipalpis chromosome 2RL, idAnoMacuDA_375_x, whole genome shotgun sequence:
- the LOC126559620 gene encoding huntingtin, translated as MDKLNPFGALQRSIEALKTVNSNAKEKLVHFGQISETIINIRPGTSAANSPNYYAHISSAVAVLVMFCEETDSSVRMGAEENLSRVVRHCESTGNIIRIQRDLYHEIKKNGNERSLRTVLSIFAHYCGTIQQRKARTYAQNLLPCIYSIFKRREPSLLECLCNFTEIFCKHLEGYLTDGEVLKMTELFLEDIGSDCATKRRCAAKNTISFVQGSRNPDFYANNAFNRCIEQLLKCSQLQQQSNTVLGVMGCFRAILPIVLRNCNVEKAIETYDLCLHFLREGTHTIINATLEVLLVILANVQPAVRKVLLSEHCEHRRMLLKRKTLKNSIFKINPSDSLLSSRKSSTDARSDQLLRPGSLPLTSTPTKFALPIDDRSLASASDIELDSLKSMDLDTESRTAPALQLECSGTLDTATSGAKNSFAPSAPDTLSLKSQKSTDSIGSFINTLLTSSNAAESVTKFFRKSIDKPLPDDGEEDRLSMESMASSHMSSNAETVRGELDVTLEIDLDDEPVTVAPPMPIPTPTPSRDTLEVPLNTSMVAEDVTDSVKEVFIGTIHDQNMLDFTARLICSRFLLAGARHVLIPDSVVRVSVKSLSMQIIAACVRMKPELLCLPLEKDAFREEFAVVEILNLEDAINEFSQEASAAEDKSDSATDTAIAQQEDPASSDLLEMKEDHFGECTSATYFEYFSPMSLSLDQGLKSKLKSIEENFSIDNNEKLSRDLDAILSQSEPGPGATSLTVGSSGTARRRELLVVPKVITTIKNEHRTGVRSSAEAQNDKGSSITAMAVSNRKEPEDEEQQQLLADVLLFYDSPDPTLRGTVQLIVGNLLRAAIDNSGSYRQFVRTKIANLNTQAFVNEQKLLRVVVQGLSDEIHTVANQALASVELFFNAYFQSLSAENSGEILSENHKTVYSNIPFQSYKKNIFLEDSLISQSSALASTFYMQMVLDRLFLLANNKYWLVQCKLLDIMVQLDYDCIKVHGQQGEQMRENVLDLLLTSLGDGDYRVRNHAAERLLQFIASNHQGDTNTRSKSASLHTKQSVVADFVDEFVLGTFASPFDHRKRENSNLMEPEFATISRVMYRISNLLLKIGDKNLQSGLIHFLRMFLAKYDLFFFVSLWNEYNLINVLLSLLMGMNGIVLDLAVHAELLWICSQMIVAVLSSCPSSNAATDNETMNKFIIHLLKLLNIYHHVYTNASPLVMNRAQKADIFMNTKELAQINCFGYFGSDHAYMKFYQQVRCSMESYRITINAESGQKLFDCLRASLEALWTLLEMKSLSAMTNGLKFVEEMLQYLQTFLVLEPDHCIRCTRYLLRFIFHANYINRMTEMAYFRKVSLSEDPLEVASEEFFRRYYDFCKAKSKPITPEIGAFVKLFEPLVITCLKIFTKMRSSVQASILHMLCQLLDCNINYQLLDANSLFVDSIFKHIEAIERGTIDDSEELMRQVVRFLFQLSGLVREKPLVTIPKIINICDNLLANNVIRRTAIASVQALTHEIFLLRLSRNSVVPKQVLDAAECSTQKEVVLNMLMKFPDELDAYRIIPMIMYSERLRDGGETNNCESDVLNALVQVLSDGKLMIKRNSDYYIVRRLFECLSRSQLLESKMVLRFVEIFYTTATNESWKMLQKITYGELIIRQVFQQTEETYLLNHIGLYLRKTKTYVDEGVPKEQEHSVDRLTEDDVQLAAQSIARTLVCYLRECLTMLDEINLAYGTCYADVQFMYDAIHRYISTLSQMTRFAAVSRALAEQIPLELIHWRRLPVTVARCLSEVLIKHGFDAELMLSLIRNDEYSVRNDRLVAALIEALLENKPNESKWARQEVGALLASETLLLSVHFQPLLLCHITDDEFSKQIVKTIMNSVESKLTTIQCSLLEKASLTTLPLMCSRLTDLLDTVNIVTARNAALILDRKLGALVQLGAAGLKDSAVLTVLPASDFQHLYVRFNNDRKRKFPKLFKTLSQLRECYEGICLVDECIQPVLPKIDAMALKDLLIDEAWFLQQVSYHCTETSYTKARNVAKMLLEIKSESKLINLLSSGSLNVRLLRDIIAVAFESMFLSFRTDCVQFNPHLNYLKVHPMLKVALIVLMRKLNETKQKPQLDTVATVHCAESVICFLEYLKKLEHLCLFYIEGKLVDRFIKEHLLKSNFFETLLSFGNVCARSLEQESMENVTRIELYLKCIGTIVQQRYLWHELNQNDRYHDDVDHYIKILYKLIASSLRDDQLLGRRQLPIVFERFLAAESSAMQIYLQTIIIAEFVSDLSAMAKCVSLGSNTISIIESLAIPLLKLDRFYPYALTPYELYECYDALEALENGHPKLPTVPIEHLFDVELLEMFLKRAYVFGFSSRQQFEELFMALMVLLNRSDDPIFVSLLEQREIKNMCLKAVITLLLSCYRYPWIGFREGKFNHTTRNPKIKCDTIGLKKLHNIQLSIPLSNVFYQPNLERQLLIAGSDDQYALDDSSVGTLQFDQNQLSLEYFWELIERTSEQSVCNTMSVESLVVRNKRYFVEKINIDITSSLQLVFDVLKQLIEEDPALVLPHLVNFCEIVENRDQIFWLNQLLLKLQERVPMEDTISQQHIIYLLCRLAALLVPTMNDLTHLCTIIPTYLKSTQLYIRNATLQGLICLLECLIKTNTSIGTMNDELHLLRNVIVNYIVKHGIIEESSGAFSDLHTKLVWTLNFYVIEHTSRFVPDCNLLSNSIISANNILKRTTNLDIYLCILNGLERLIITDRVSRALHEKIEKLAIDLVKIDNEMFSLSALKLLVTCIYRSCNEQLESTERCNGIVQDEPDIIVQQIDKIEILFAKIRTTTPQGAKVFGDVLCQLLRDLLPPNEILTKVFKELMMNQPNPDIIAGVTYQLFRSAIDASYLALLQEWLLCSLPNFLSFPQVNKSVWCLTVIFLSASLNQHLIKLLPEVLSLPSYQQLNEREINNFIISAKDFYSRLEQNGSGQRIKFKEIFRQHDSFIFQSLVQCL; from the exons TTCCATTGAAGCGTTGAAAACGGTGAACAGCAACGCGAAGGAAAAGCTGGTGCACTTCGGACAGATAAGCGAAACAATTATCAATATCCGTCCCGGTACGTCCGCGGCGAACTCGCCCAACTACTACGCGCACATCAGCAGTGCAGTGGCGGTGTTAGTAATGTTTTGTGAAGAGACTGATTCTAGTGTTCGCATGGGTGCGGAAGAAAATTTGTCCCGTGTAGTGCGACATTGCGAATCGACCGGAAACATCATCCGCATCCAGCGGGACCTGTACCACGAAatcaagaaaaatggaaatgaacgATCGCTGCGCACTGTGTTATCGATTTTTGCACACTACTGTGGTACTATCCAACAACGGAAGGCACGAACGTACGCCCAGAACTTGCTGCCCTGCATTTACTCCATTTTCAAGCGCCGTGAACCGTCGTTGCTGGAATGTTTGTGTAACTTTACTGAGATATTTTGTAAGCACCTAGAAGGCTACCTCACGGATGGGGAAGTTCTAAAGATGACGGAACTATTCCTGGAGGACATTGGGTCTGATTGTGCAACTAAACGAAGGTGTGCAGCAAAAAATACAATCTCTTTCGTGCAAGGTTCCCGGAATCCTGATTTCTACGCAAACAATGCGTTCAATCGATGCATCGAGCAGCTGCTGAAATGTAGCCAATTACAGCAACAATCCAACACGGTGCTTGGCGTGATGGGTTGCTTCCGGGCGATACTACCGATCGTGCTACGAAACTGTAACGTGGAGAAAGCGATTGAAACGTACGATCTTTGTTTGCATTTCCTGCGCGAAGGGACACACACCATCATAAATGCAACACTCGAGGTGCTGCTTGTAATATTGGCTAACGTTCAGCCAGCGGTGCGCAAGGTTCTGCTATCGGAACACTGCGAACATCGGCGTATGCTTTTGAAGCGGAAAACGCTGAAAAATAGtatctttaaaataaatccaagcGATAGTCTGTTATCATCGCGCAAGTCAAGTACCGATGCGCGATCTGACCAACTGTTGCGTCCCGGATCCTTACCACTAACATCGACTCCGACCAAATTTGCACTACCCATAGACGATCGATCTCTGGCGTCGGCATCGGACATTGAGCTTGACTCGTTGAAAAGCATGGATCTCGATACAGAAAGCCGGACAGCGCCTGCCCTTCAACTGGAATGTTCCGGTACACTTGACACAGCAACATCCGGTGCGAAGAATTCATTTGCACCATCGGCTCCCGACACATTGTCTCTGAAAAGCCAAAAGTCCACCGACTCTATCGGTTCGTTCATCAACACACTGCTCACCAGCTCGAATGCGGCCGAATCGGTAACAAAGTTTTTccgaaaatcgatcgataaacCACTGCCCGATGATGGAGAGGAAGACCGGCTGTCGATGGAATCGATGGCCAGCAGCCACATGTCGTCCAATGCGGAAACGGTTCGTGGCGAACTGGATGTAACGTTGGAAATAGATCTTGATGACGAGCCAGTTACCGTTGCACCGCCGATGCCCATTCCAACTCCAACACCTTCACGGGACACGCTGGAAGTTCCGCTCAACACGTCAATGGTAGCGGAGGATGTTACTGACAGTGTGAAGGAAGTATTTATTGGCACCATACACGATCAGAATATGCTAGATTTCACCGCTCGGTTGATATGCTCGAGATTTTTGTTGGCGGGTGCTAGGCACGTTCTGATCCCTGACTCAGTCGTGCGCGTTTCTGTAAAAAGTTTATCGATGCAGATTATAGCAGCGTGTGTGAGAATGAAGCCGGAGCTTCTGTGTTTGCCGCTTGAGAAGGACGCTTTTCGCGAAGAGTTTGCTGTAGTTGAGATATTAAACCTCGAGGATGCTATAAATGAATTCTCACAGGAAGCATCCGCTGCCGAGGATAAGTCTGATAGCGCCACGGACACTGCTATAGCGCAGCAGGAAGATCCAGCATCTTCCGATCTACTAGAAATGAAGGAAGATCACTTTGGCGAATGCACCAGCGCAACGTACTTTGAGTATTTCTCTCCAATGTCACTAAGTCTGGATCAGGGCTTAAAATCGAAACTGAAATCGATCGAAGAAAACTTTTCAATCGATAACAACGAAAAGCTAAGCCGCGATCTGGACGCTATACTTTCGCAATCGGAACCAGGCCCCGGTGCAACCAGCCTTACCGTAGGATCGTCGGGGACGGCACGCAGAAGGGAATTGTTAGTGGTACCAAAGGTGATAACCACAATCAAAAACGAACATCGAACCGGAGTGCGATCAAGCGCAGAAGCGCAGAATGACAAAGGCTCGTCTATCACGGCAATGGCAGTTTCGAACCGTAAGGAACCGGAAGACGAGGAACAGCAACAATTGCTGGCGGACGTGTTGCTGTTTTACGACAGTCCTGACCCAACACTGCGCGGTACCGTACAATTGATTGTGGGTAACTTGTTACGAGCTGCAATCGATAACAGTGGAAGTTATAGACAGTTTGTACgcacaaaaatagcaaatCTTAATACGCAAGCATTTGTGAACGAACAGAAGCTGCTTCGCGTTGTGGTGCAG GGCCTTTCGGATGAAATTCACACCGTTGCAAACCAAGCACTAGCTTCCGTGGAGCTTTTCTTCAACGCTTACTTCCAAAGCCTTTCCGCTGAAAACAGCGGCGAAATATTGAGCGAGAATCATAAAACAGTTTATTCAAACATTCCGTTCCAGTCGTACAAAAAGAACATATTCTTAGAAGACTCGCTCATATCGCAATCGTCCGCACTAGCATCAACATTCTACATGCAAATGGTTCTCGATCGACTTTTTCTCCTTGCAAATAACAAGTATTGGCTGGTACAGTGTAAGCTACTGGACATAATGGTTCAGCTCGATTACGATTGCATCAAAGTGCACGGTCAGCAGGGTGAACAGATGCGGGAAAACGTACTCGATCTATTGCTCACCAGTTTGGGCGATGGTGATTACCGGGTACGGAACCATGCTGCCGAACGATTATTACAATTTATTGCTAGCAACCACCAGGGTGATACTAACACACGCTCGAAATCGGCATCATTACACACGAAACAATCGGTTGTTGCTGATTTCGTTGACGAGTTTGTTCTCGGTACATTTGCTTCGCCGTTTGATCATCGAAAACGGGAAAATTCAAACTTGATGGAGCCCGAATTTGCAACCATAAGCCGTGTGATGTATAGGATAAGCAATCTGCTGCTTAAAATTGGGGACAAAAATCTTCAG TCTGGCTTAATTCACTTTTTACGCATGTTTCTGGCCAAATatgatttgttcttttttgtgaGCTTGTGGAACGAGTACAATCTGATTAATGTGCTACTGAGCTTATTAATGGGAATGAATGGTATCGTGCTGGATCTTGCGGTACATGCGGAATTACTATGGATTTGCTCACAGATGATTGTAG CGGTATTATCGAGCTGCCCGTCATCGAATGCTGCAACCGATAATGAAACGATGAATAAATTCATCATCCACTTACTAAAGCTGCTCAACATCTATCATCACGTGTACACAAACGCCTCGCCGCTAGTGATGAATCGGGCCCAGAAGGCAGACATTTTCATGAACACCAAAGAGCTGGCACAAATCAACTGCTTTGGATATTTCGGTAGCGATCATGCGTACATGAAGTTTTACCAACAAGTGCGCTGCTCCATGGAAAGCTACCGTATCACGATTAATGCCGAATCAGGTCAGAAGCTTTTCGATTGTCTCCGAGCGTCGTTGGAAGCACTGTGGACGCTATTGGAAATGAAGTCTCTTTCCGCCATGACTAATGGGCTAAAGTTTGTTGAAGAAATGTTACAATATTTGCAAACGTTTCTCGTACTCGAACCGGATCACTGTATACGCTGCACTAGATATCTGTTGCGGTTCATTTTCCATGCTAACTACATCAATCGCATGACGGAAATGGCGTACTTTCGTAAAGTGTCACTGTCGGAGGATCCGCTCGAGGTGGCATCAGAGGAATTTTTTAGACGATATTATGACTTTTGCAAAGCAAAGTCCAAGCCCATTACACCGGAAATCGGTGCGTTCGTGAAACTGTTTGAACCGCTAGTAATAACGTGCCTGAAAATCTTCACCAAAATGCGCTCGTCTGTGCAGGCGAGCATTTTACATATGCTGTGTCAGCTGCTGGACTGCAACATCAACTACCAGCTGCTGGACGCGAACAGCCTATTTGTGGACTCCATCTTCAAGCATATCGAAGCGATCGAACGTGGTACGATAGATGATTCGGAAGAACTGATGCGTCAGGTAGTACGATTCCTGTTTCAGCTTAGCGGACTGGTGCGCGAAAAACCATTAGTAACGATTCCAAAGATAATTAACATTTGCGACAATCTGTTGGCAAACAATGTCATTCGCCGAACGGCCATCGCTTCGGTACAAGCGCTTACGCATGAAATATTTCTGCTTCGTCTTAGTCGCAACAGTGTCGTACCGAAGCAGGTGCTTGATGCAGCGGAATGCAGCACACAGAAGGAGGTGGTGCTAAACATGCTGATGAAGTTTCCGGATGAGCTGGACGCATACCGGATTATTCCGATGATTATGTACAGCGAGCGGTTGCGTGACGGCGGCGAAACCAACAACTGTGAGTCGGATGTTTTAAACGCACTGGTGCAAGTTCTGTCCGATGGAAAGCTTATGATCAAGCGCAATTCGGATTACTACATTGTGCGTCGTTTGTTTGAATGTCTTAGCCGTAGCCAGTTGCTAGAAAGTAAAATGGTGCTCCGATTCGTAGAAATCTTCTACACCACAGCCACTAACGAATCGtggaaaatgcttcaaaaaataACATACGGAGAATTGATCATTCGCCAAGTGTTTCAACAAACCGAAGAAACTTATCTTCTGAATCATATTGGATTGTATCTTCGTAAGACGAAGACCTATGTGGATGAAGGTGTTCCGAAAGAGCAGGAACATAGTGTCGATCGTTTAACGGAAGATGATGTGCAACTAGCTGCCCAAAGCATAGCTCGAACGTTGGTTTGCTATCTACGTGAATGTTTAACCATGCTGGATGAGATAAATCTAGCATATGGCACGTGTTATGCGGATGTTCAATTTATGTACGACGCCATCCATCGGTACATCAGTACGCTCAGCCAGATGACACGATTTGCTGCAGTTAGCCGGGCTCTTGCCGAACAGATCCCGTTAGAGCTGATCCATTGGCGTCGTTTGCCGGTAACAGTTGCACGATGTCTGAGCGAAGTGTTAATCAAACATGGATTCGATGCGGAACTGATGCTATCGCTTATACGCAATGATGAGTATAGTGTGCGAAATGATCGTCTAGTTGCCGCACTGATCGAGGCACTGTtggaaaacaaaccgaacgaaTCGAAATGGGCTCGGCAAGAAGTTGGTGCATTATTGGCGAGTGAAACTTTGCTTCTTTCGGTGCATTTTCAACCACTGCTGTTATGTCACATTACGGAcgatgaattttcaaaacaaatcgtGAAGACAATCATGAACAGCGTGGAGAGCAAGCTCACCACTATTCAATGCTCGTTGCTAGAAAAAGCCTCACTCACCACGTTGCCGCTTATGTGCAGTAGGCTTACAGATTTACTTGATACGGTCAACATAGTGACAGCACGCAACGCCGCTCTTATCCTCGATCGCAAACTAGGCGCACTGGTACAGTTAGGTGCTGCTGGGCTTAAAGATAGTGCGGTACTAACCGTACTGCCGGCGAGTGATTTCCAACATCTGTATGTGCGCTTTAACAATGATCGTAAGCGAAAGTTTCCCAAACTATTCAAAACGTTGTCCCAGCTGAGAGAATGCTATGAAGGCATTTGCTTGGTGGACGAATGCATACAACCAGTACTACCAAAGATCGATGCAATGGCGCTAAAGGATCTACTCATCGATGAAGCATGGTTTCTGCAACAAGTTTCATATCACTGCACCGAAACTTCGTATACAAAGGCTCGTAACGTAGCTAAAATGTTGCTGGAAATCAAATCTGAAAGCAAACTGATAAATCTGCTCTCGAGCGGTTCGCTAAATGTGCGACTGCTTCGTGACATCATTGCAGTAGCATTCGAAAGCatgtttctttccttccgGACCGATTGTGTGCAGTTCAATCCGCATCTAAACTATTTGAAGGTACACCCGATGCTGAAGGTGGCATTGATTGTGTTGATGCGTAAactaaacgaaacgaaacaaaaaccacagctAGATACGGTGGCTACGGTGCACTGTGCCGAATCGGTCATCTGTTTCCTGGAGTACCTGAAGAAGCTGGAGCACCTTTGCCTTTTCTACATTGAGGGCAAGCTAGTTGATCGTTTCATTAAGGAGCATTTGCTTAAGTCCAACTTCTTCGAGACGCTACTCTCGTTCGGAAACGTGTGTGCGCGTTCGTTGGAGCAAGAATCAATGGAAAATGTTACGCGGATCGAGCTGTATCTGAAATGCATTGGAACCATCGTTCAGCAGCGCTATCTTTGGCATGAGCTGAACCAAAACGATCGTTACCATGACGATGTGGATCATTATATTAAGATTCTGTACAAATTGATAGCAAGTTCTCTACGAGACGATCAACTGTTAGGTCGACGGCAGTTACCGATTGTGTTTGAACGTTTCCTAGCAGCCGAAAGCTCCGCGATGCAAATTTACCTGCAAACGATCATCATTGCGGAATTTGTGTCCGATCTTTCAGCGATGGCAAAGTGCGTTAGTTTGGGAAGCAATACGATTTCGATAATTGAATCGTTGGCCATACCTTTGTTGAAATTGGATCGATTTTATCCGTACGCACTGACACCGTACGAACTGTACGAGTGTTACGATGCACTGGAAGCATTAGAGAACGGCCATCCAAAGCTACCGACCGTGCCAATCGAACATTTGTTTGATGTTGAACTGTTggaaatgtttttgaaaag AGCATACGTATTTGGTTTCTCGTCGCGTCAGCAATTTGAGGAACTATTTATGGCactgatggtgctgctgaaCCGGTCGGATGATCCCATTTTTGTTAGCCTGCTAGAGCAAagggaaatcaaaaatatgtgTCTAAAGGCTGTAATAACTTTGCTCCTGTCGTGCTATCGATATCCGTGGATTGGATTTCGGGAGGGAAAGTTTAATCACACTACACGCAatcccaaaattaaatgtGACACCATTGG GCTAAAGAAACTACACAACATCCAGCTGTCTATTCCACTAAGCAACGTATTTTATCAGCCCAATCTGGAGCGACAGTTGCTAATTGCGGGTTCGGATGATCAGTACGCGCTTGACGACAGCAGCGTTGGTACGCTACAGTTCGATCAGAATCAACTTTCGTTAGAGTATTTCTGGGAGTTAATAGAGCGAACGAGTGAGCAGAGTGTATGCAATACGATGTCAGTAGAATCGTTAGTCGTTCGGAATAAGCGATATTTTGTAGAGAAAATTAACATTGACATAACGAGCTCGCTGCAGTTGGTCTTCGACGTCTTGAAGCAGTTGATAGAGGAAGATCCGGCACTGGTTTTGCCACATTTGGTCAACTTTTGCGAGATAGTTGAAAATCGGGATCAAATATTTTGGTTGAATCAGTTGTTGCTCAAGCTGCAGGAGCGTGTTCCCATGGAAGATACAATTTCACAGCAG CACATCATCTACTTGCTGTGTCGGTTGGCGGCGCTACTAGTACCAACGATGAATGACCTGACGCATCTTTGTACCATCATTCCGACGTATCTTAAAAGCACCCAGCTGTACATTCGCAACGCAACGCTGCAGGGCTTAATCTGTTTGCTAGAATGTCTCATCAAAACGAACACTTCTATCGGCACCATGAATGACGAACTGCATTTACTACGCAACGTTATAGTGAATTACATTGTAAAGCATGGTATTATCGAAGAAAGTTCTGGAGCTTTCAGTGATCTTCATACGAAGCTTGTTTGGACGTTAAATTTCTACGTTATTGAGCACACGTCACGCTTCGTGCCCGATTGTAATCTTTTATCGAATAGCATAATTTCTGCCAACAATATTCTCAAGCGAACGACCAATTTGGACATTTATTTGTGCATTCTAAAT GGCCTGGAACGACTGATCATTACCGATCGAGTTTCGCGTGCACTTCACGAAAAGATTGAAAAGCTTGCAATCGATCTGGTTAAAATCGACAATGAGATGTTTTCGCTGTCTGCGCTAAAACTGCTGGTCACCTGCATCTATCGTAGCTGCAACGAGCAACTTGAAAGTACGGAACGCTGCAATGGTATTGTGCAGGACGAACCGGACATCATAGTGCAGCAAATCGATAAGATTGAGATACTGTTCGCCAAAATCCGTACAACCACACCGCAGGGTGCCAAGGTTTTTGGGGACGTGCTTTGCCAGCTGTTACGTGATCTGCTGCCACCGAACGAGATTCTCACGAAGGTGTTTAAGGAGCTGATGATGAATCAACCGAACCCGGACATTATTGCCGGCGTTACGTATCAGCTATTCCGATCAGCGATTGATGCGTCATACTTGGCGCTGCTGCAGGAATGGTTGCTCTGTTCGTTGCCAAACTTTTTATCCTTTCCCCAGGTGAACAAGTCCGTCTGGTGCCTAACGGTAATATTCCTTTCTGCGTCATTGAATCAGCATCTGATCAAACTGTTACCGGAGGTGCTGTCGTTGCCATCTTATCAGCAACTGAATGAAAGAGAAATTAACAACTTTATCATCTCAGCGAAAGATTTCTACTCACGGCTCGAGCAAAACGGTAGCGGTCAGAGGATAAAGTTTAAGGAAATATTCCGACAGCACGATTCCTTCATATTTCAAAGCCTTGTGCAGTGCTTGTAA
- the LOC126557857 gene encoding synaptic vesicular amine transporter → MLSLDCSNLRQCRVVVAMVVYISLFLDNMLLTVIVPILPDYLVQFHDKVPASIIYKNFSLHYVPKLIGAVSQAVVVVQPTNPPTASSLTMEQENGSIGILLGVKALVQLLANPLVGNGTARFGYCIPITFGTFNLLLASLIFGFGTSYTSLFVARAIHGVGSACIGVCGMSLVAQLYTEPERRSKVMGTVLGAMAVGVLVGYPFGGIAYEMAGKAAPFHVLAVLCAGNLVLQYFQLDLGAFRANAMPHESSTTIEDKRATWWPLLSNPLILIVVGGIWISTSAMAILEPCLPIWMISQLHPKKWQLGTVFIPDSIGYWLGTNFFGSVAYRYGQIRVSIVALFLVGSSCILIPSANTVTGLLLPHLGLGLGIGVVDAALVPLLATLVDSQLSNYVDQGVGLSLEESGGEYGYGAVYAIQQIAVSLAYSLAPIVGGELVPVTGFATVLRALGVLNILYIAPLLCSSIRCSVGSIVGSSMKQKDLPLASSEPTSYRRFYNTLE, encoded by the exons ATGTTATCGTTGGATTGCTCAAACTTGCGCCAATGTCGGGTCGTTGTGGCCATGGTTGTATACATTTCACTCTTTCTTGATAATATGCTGCTTACAGTTATAG TACCGATTCTTCCCGACTACCTGGTGCAGTTCCACGACAAAGTACCGGCCAGCATCATCTACAAAAACTTCAGCCTGCATTACGTCCCCAAGCTTATTGGAGCGGTAAGCCAAGCTGTGGTGGTCGTCCAACCGACAAACCCTCCCACCGCCAGTTCATTGACGATGGAGCAAGAGAACGGATCCATCGGTATACTACTGGGTGTGAAGGCTCTCGTGCAGCTGTTGGCCAATCCCCTGGTTGGAAACGGAACAGCCCGCTTCGGTTACTGCATACCGATTACATTCGGTACCTTTAATCTGTTGTTGGCATCACTGATATTTGGCTTCGGCACATCCTACACTTCACTGTTCGTTGCACGCGCCATCCATGGCGTTGGATCGGCGTGTATTGGCGTGTGTGGCATGAGTCTTGTGGCGCAACTGTACACCGAACCGGAACGCCGGTCAAAGGTGATGGGCACAGTACTGGGTGCAATGGCTGTCGGTGTACTGGTCGGTTATCCGTTCGGAGGAATAGCCTACGAAATGGCTGGCAAAGCTGCACCATTCCATGTGCTGGCCGTGCTGTGTGCTGGTAATTTGGTGCTCCAATACTTTCAGCTAGATCTCGGTGCGTTTCGTGCGAATGCAATGCCCCACGAATCATCCACCACGATAGAGGACAAGCGAGCGACCTGGTGGCCACTTCTCAGCAATCCGCTCATACTGATCGTCGTGGGAGGCATCTGGATTTCAACCTCAGCGATGGCCATCTTGGAACCGTGTCTGCCAATTTGGATGATTAGCCAACTGCACCCGAAAAAATGGCAGCTGGGAACGGTATTCATTCCGGACTCCATCGGTTACTGGTTAGGTACGAACTTTTTCGGTTCGGTGGCCTACCGGTATGGGCAGATACGAGTTTCGATTGTGGCCCTGTTTCTTGTAGGCAGCTCGTGCATTCTCATCCCATCCGCCAACACCGTTACAGGACTGCTGTTGCCCCATCTAGGCTTAGGATTAGGAATCGGAGTGGTAGACGCGGCCTTAGTGCCTCTGCTCGCGACACTGGTCGATTCACAGCTCAGTAACTATGTTGATCAGGGCGTTGGTCTGAGTTTGGAAGAATCAGGTGGCGAATATGGCTATGGGGCGGTGTATGCGATACAACAGATAGCAGTCAGTCTGGCTTATTCGCTTGCACCGATAGTTGGTGGAGAATTGGTTCCAGTCACCGGCTTTGCTACGGTTTTGCGTGCTCTCGGTGTGCTGAATATTCTGTACATTGCACCGTTGTTATGTTCCAGTATCCGTTGCTCAGTGGGAAGTATAGTGGGAAgttcaatgaaacaaaaagattTGCCACTAGCGAGCAGTGAACCTACGAGCTATAGGCGTTTTTACAACACCCTCGAGTAG